One segment of Thermodesulfobacteriota bacterium DNA contains the following:
- a CDS encoding response regulator, protein MPENKELQEKIKQLEEEIRILKLKSIERRQLEEQLYQVQKMEALASLSGGLAHDFNNILHCILGYTEMAMMGKPKDDPDYETFRQIEMMIDKGSELARQFLAFGRKIPLNFKPIDLNLVIPELMNLLRRTIPKMIAIELKLGENLKMINADAGQCEQILMNLSINAVNAMGKNGKLTFLTEHVVLDPDHPQTLLNPSTPEYFCLTISDTGHGMSPQILNRMYEPFFTTKDKGNGLGLSIVYSIVKDHGGFIECNSNVGRGTTFKIYFPVINGDAKLEKKLVPKKTDKALCGNERILIVDDEEDVLKISKEILVRNGYTVITAKSGEEGIIKYSENFADLVLLDIGMPGMGGINCLQKLMSVDSKVKVVIMSGYSGDKNIEEARKLGAKAFLQKPYHIAGLLNTIRSVLDNYSCYGWSAWPSLEPN, encoded by the coding sequence ATGCCGGAAAATAAAGAGTTACAGGAAAAAATCAAACAGCTGGAGGAAGAGATCAGAATCCTCAAATTAAAATCAATCGAGCGCCGCCAGTTGGAAGAGCAGCTCTACCAGGTACAAAAAATGGAGGCACTTGCCAGCCTTTCCGGCGGCCTGGCCCATGATTTTAATAATATTTTACACTGCATACTGGGCTATACTGAAATGGCCATGATGGGGAAACCGAAAGACGATCCTGACTATGAGACTTTTCGCCAAATTGAAATGATGATTGATAAAGGAAGTGAATTGGCCCGGCAATTCCTGGCTTTTGGTCGTAAGATTCCACTAAATTTCAAACCGATCGATCTCAATTTGGTCATACCGGAGCTGATGAATCTTTTACGCAGAACCATTCCCAAAATGATAGCTATTGAACTAAAGCTGGGTGAAAATCTAAAAATGATCAATGCGGACGCTGGCCAGTGTGAACAGATTTTGATGAATTTGAGCATAAACGCGGTAAATGCCATGGGAAAAAACGGAAAACTGACCTTTTTGACCGAACATGTTGTATTGGACCCTGACCACCCGCAAACCCTTTTAAATCCATCAACCCCGGAATATTTTTGCTTAACCATATCTGATACGGGACATGGAATGTCCCCCCAAATATTAAATCGTATGTATGAACCGTTTTTTACCACCAAAGATAAAGGCAACGGGCTTGGTTTATCCATCGTCTATTCAATCGTAAAGGATCACGGAGGATTTATTGAATGTAACAGCAATGTGGGCAGGGGAACCACTTTTAAAATATACTTTCCGGTTATCAATGGTGATGCAAAACTTGAGAAAAAATTAGTACCAAAGAAAACCGATAAAGCTCTTTGCGGAAATGAACGTATTTTAATCGTTGATGATGAAGAAGATGTTTTGAAGATCAGCAAGGAAATACTTGTAAGAAATGGCTACACAGTAATCACTGCGAAAAGCGGAGAAGAGGGTATTATAAAGTATTCGGAAAACTTTGCCGATTTGGTGCTTCTTGATATTGGCATGCCGGGCATGGGTGGCATTAACTGTTTGCAAAAGCTGATGAGCGTCGATTCAAAAGTGAAAGTGGTTATTATGAGCGGATATTCCGGAGATAAAAATATTGAAGAGGCCAGAAAACTGGGAGCTAAAGCCTTTCTACAAAAACCATACCATATTGCAGGGTTGCTTAATACCATAAGAAGTGTATTAGACAACTATTCCTGTTATGGGTGGAGCGCATGGCCATCCCTTGAACCCAATTAG